The following nucleotide sequence is from Peribacillus sp. ACCC06369.
GAGTAATTGCATTAAATAAAGTGGATTTACCTACGTTAGGCAAACCAACTATACCAGCTGTTAAAGCCATTTATATTTCACTCCTTCAAGATAATTCGTACATATGGAAAAAGACTGATCTTCTATAAAGACCATCCAATTACCTAAACCTTTCCCAATTATAGATTTCGCTCCCTAAAAAGACAAGTAAATCATTGAGATGGCAGGACTACTTTCATTCCAAAAAAAAAAGCATGATCACTCCTCATGCTTTTGCAGAACTTTTTTCATTTTCTTCGCGAATTCACGTCGAGGCAGCATTACGCTATGACCGCAACCTTCACATTTTATCCGGATATCCATACCAAGCCTAATGATTTTCCACTTGTTTATTCCACAGGGATGCGGCTTTTTCATTTCCACAACATCCTTAAGCCCAAATTCTTTCTCCTCCATAACCATGAGCCCCCCTAATTCCTATGACTCGCTGCCATTGTACGTAGATTTAATCCCACTTAAATCAAGCGCAGCACTTATTTCTTTTCTTAATATCCTACTGATTTCGATGTGATGCATTGGCTTTGTTTCCGCTGTAATCCGAAGGACGA
It contains:
- a CDS encoding DUF951 domain-containing protein, which codes for MEEKEFGLKDVVEMKKPHPCGINKWKIIRLGMDIRIKCEGCGHSVMLPRREFAKKMKKVLQKHEE